From a region of the Mytilus galloprovincialis chromosome 3, xbMytGall1.hap1.1, whole genome shotgun sequence genome:
- the LOC143068116 gene encoding uncharacterized protein LOC143068116 produces MAHHQGVLPHCNTHESMLTCLETVISDVHLDLTSIDSEVNKCLPTKHQVPGNTVTPPFFTEPASKIPIWTGILPVVAELTKSHSSAINTSDCISCVPNLPNILLSLEKEVDRHVQYVTYIYEKINAMPSTNNTGSIATSQSHLMRSSSMSRCKIRTNPSLPILQRSPKVLNLSQSHLYDITSVSQQMNTSTCSTESLQDAPDNQPSPPCLCCKNCANALRWFSESICSKVQSLKDQCHNLQSILMAELKEREKELMIQLAQKGKAKQTVTNNFSRLEGLGQQGISICSSIQIFAPANWNQSTSSTYNEPSTRYAADGQSCDEESTNPTIPSLSTTEGSYSITISQVPEQSPPPAPQVSLCSEPNMYQDNIYDEPIVHVKQEITDQQPSANTTADMLYRTVPQSPMPELLEYQRRRSSSMNQYGCTFSKDNFRKRSHTISHPASAKQFRDTDHYSTIDEMAEVYQTEDEPQLPLLHVNSSIGVTFPNNKPRKMKKSKSSILVRVNKLKHFITKKFSRKSWGGQEVKKSPTSADVVPPEVHFFEYDFSDDDSYTCPINTTADTLGNLSTVTGTADTQTSLKINSSVSAVHIAKTDAEVTFTSSTSLDYNSLHDHIATIERELNTSASSDFVMSDQSACNFSRNHSFISQPKTGRMQMVIPAKISSSRFEALLISRPDSLSTISDIEQIEPTPAPASSSIQPCTSTVSKDVNPDNATRKRLLFDSKGYASPTSESIYSFHDDSSFDVSQSYATFRKLQKISSTPYHQPVKTIVQSTPYVVSTAATSIPQQLLNHLCQGHSSVEGRQNMLKLCHIKPYLIHGKVTLPYLLQLINNNRYSYSDLPGYNPATKQISEQMISCVWSQTNRSHIFARNLIWRLFTLAELFGGKTDNLSGDIIAAVQRATIEQYNITDHTWQWKCVPFIHRSINYLFQHKLRHPVFLCLLQQSVC; encoded by the coding sequence ATGGCTCATCACCAAGGTGTCCTTCCACACTGCAATACCCACGAGTCCATGCTCACATGCTTAGAGACAGTTATCAGTGATGTTCACCTAGATCTTACCAGCATTGATTCAGAGGTCAACAAATGTCTACCCACCAAACATCAGGTGCCAGGCAACACTGTTACACCACCTTTCTTCACCGAGCCTGCTAGTAAGATACCAATTTGGACAGGAATCCTACCAGTAGTTGCTGAACTCACCAAGTCTCATTCATCTGCTATTAACACGTCAGACTGTATTTCCTGTGTTCCAAATCTACCCAACATTCTCCTGTCCTTAGAGAAGGAAGTTGACCGTCATGTACAGTATGTTACCTACATCTATGAGAAGATAAATGCCATGCCATCCACAAACAACACAGGTTCTATAGCTACCTCACAGTCTCATCTGATGCGCTCATCTTCTATGAGTCGTTGTAAGATTCGCACCAATCCAAGTCTACCAATTCTGCAGCGATCACCAAAGGTTCTGAACTTGTCTCAGTCACACTTATATGACATCACATCAGTAAGCCAGCAGATGAACACCTCCACTTGTAGTACAGAGTCTTTACAAGATGCACCAGACAATCAACCCAGTCCACCATGCTTATGTTGCAAAAATTGTGCCAATGCCTTGAGATGGTTCAGTGAATCCATATGCAGTAAAGTCCAGTCCTTGAAAGATCAGTGTCACAACCTCCAGTCAATACTTATGGCAGAACtaaaagaaagagaaaaagaaCTTATGATACAACTAGCCCAGAAAGGTAAAGCGAAACAGACAGTTACCAACAATTTCAGTCGTCTAGAGGGTCTAGGTCAACAAGGTATTTCCATATGCTCCAGCATTCAGATATTTGCACCAGCCAACTGGAACCAGTCTACCAGTAGTACTTACAATGAACCAAGCACCAGGTATGCAGCAGACGGTCAGTCATGTGATGAAGAGTCTACCAATCCAACAATACCATCCTTGTCAACAACAGAAGGGTCATACAGTATAACTATTAGCCAAGTACCTGAGCAATCTCCTCCACCAGCACCTCAGGTCAGCCTCTGTTCTGAACCAAACATGTACCAAGACAACATTTATGATGAACCTATAGTCCATGTAAAGCAAGAAATAACTGATCAGCAACCATCAGCCAATACAACAGCAGATATGCTCTACAGAACTGTACCACAGAGTCCTATGCCAGAGCTATTAGAGTATCAACGTAGACGTAGTAGTTCCATGAACCAATATGGCTGCACCTTCAGCAAAGACAACTTCCGCAAAAGATCTCACACAATTAGCCATCCTGCATCAGCCAAACAGTTCAGAGACACAGACCATTATTCCACCATAGATGAGATGGCAGAGGTTTACCAGACTGAAGATGAGCCACAACTTCCATTACTTCATGTCAATTCTTCAATCGGTGTTACTTTTCCTAACAACAAACCAAGAAAGATGAAGAAGTCCAAGAGTTCCATACTGGTCCGTGTGAATAAGCTAAAGCACTTCATCACCAAAAAGTTCAGTAGAAAGAGTTGGGGTGGTCAAGAAGTTAAGAAATCACCTACTTCAGCTGATGTTGTTCCTCCAGAAGTCCACTTTTTCGAGTACGACTTCTCAGATGACGATTCCTACACTTGTCCGATCAACACAACAGCTGACACACTTGGTAACTTGTCTACTGTTACAGGTACTGCAGACACACAAACCTCACTCAAGATAAACAGTTCCGTTAGTGCAGTGCATATAGCTAAGACAGATGCAGAGGTGACCTTCACATCTTCTACAAGTCTTGACTACAATTCCCTACATGATCATATAGCTACCATTGAAAGAGAACTcaacacatcagcttcttcagACTTTGTAATGTCAGACCAATCAGCCTGTAACTTTTCCAGAAACCATTCTTTCATCAGCCAACCTAAGACAGGACGTATGCAGATGGTTATTCCAGCAAAGATTTCTTCTAGCCGTTTTGAGGCTCTTCTTATTTCACGTCCAGACAGCCTTTCAACCATTTCTGATATTGAACAGATTGAGCCAACACCAGCTCCAGCTTCCAGTAGCATTCAGCCATGTACAAGCACTGTATCAAAAGATGTAAACCCTGACAATGCAACACGTAAGCGTCTATTGTTTGACTCTAAAGGGTATGCCAGCCCTACCAGTGAAAGTATCTACAGTTTCCATGATGATAGCAGTTTTGATGTTAGCCAGAGTTATGCAACCTTCCGTAAGCTTCAGAAGATATCTAGCACACCATATCATCAACCTGTCAAAACCATCGTTCAGAGTACACCATATGTCGTATCTACAGCAGCCACTAGTATTCCACAGCAACTTCTAAATCATCTGTGCCAAGGTCATTCATCTGTTGAAGGTCGCCAGAACATGTTAAAGCTTTGCCACATTAAGCCATACCTCATACATGGGAAAGTGACACTACCGTATCTCTTACAGCTGATCAACAACAACAGATATAGTTACAGTGACTTACCAGGGTACAATCCAGCTACCAAGCAGATCTCCGAGCAGATGATTTCTTGTGTTTGGTCACAGACTAACAGGTCCCACATCTTCGCACGTAACCTTATTTGGCGCCTGTTCACCCTAGCCGAGCTGTTTGGCGGTAAGACAGATAACCTGAGCGGAGACATCATTGCTGCTGTACAACGTGCCACTATTGAACAGTACAATATTACAGACCATACCTGGCAGTGGAAGTGTGTTCCATTCATCCACAGGAGCATTAACTACTTGTTCCAGCATAAACTCCGTCATCCAGTATTTCTGTGTT